Proteins from a genomic interval of Thamnophis elegans isolate rThaEle1 chromosome 2, rThaEle1.pri, whole genome shotgun sequence:
- the LOC116502429 gene encoding uncharacterized protein LOC116502429: MGGTFQNQIIDDLTSLIAANEERYPNQFPYIDQWGDAVAGQADELLQCQAEMVRLCVVRPKEKGKLRSAPRRTIKIAASETKESEKKRIFAQDEEELFRPPPPYASAPVGIVVPQAMGAAAVADSGDKDSAVGTGDPQATGGAVRRKEPKEGGLGATGIRREGPVTRRLGVERAKAEKEESTLLEEKEGLFPLRVSEQQVGVDAQGDPEYRPCFQYIPFSTTDLLNWRKHFGLLSVKPTEMTDLFQTIMHSHNPNWRDIQQLLTTLLTAEEREKCKAGMREVFRERYHTEADRAQKLLEEALERDPGWDPKVAGDLAKIQTYQTLIVAALKKAGKPPVNLSKPSLVMQGADESPEAFLQRLIEAYELYTQMDPRAPENVRMLNERFIAQSALDIRKKLQRLEGALGKNTTELVEVARKVYVNRDKTPPEPMVTLNIGGQQTTFLVDTGAGRSVINNPITTPGPYQIQVQGVSGQVVGRQVLKPVTCTFKGSEIQHEFLYIPECPVPLLGRDLLSKLGATISFDEGKQYLTVSHRPDEMWRLMVVRTSEEECLDVWREFDVPGLWAEDNPPGFAAHHPPIIVELKPLATPVHIGQQRPYWREAILSIYDCILTYLDAGVLVPIQSPWNTPILPILKPDGSFRPVQDLRVVNDRTVTIHPSVSNPYTLLSLIPPNATWFSVIDLKDAFFTIPIHPVSQPLFAFEWENPYTGTRSQYTWTRLPQGFKNSPTLFGTALAKDLQYFIPFQQGDSVLQYVDDVLVTGQSRDGCWENTRRMLCLLLDCGYRASRSKAQLVQQKVRYLGYDIMQGQRALGPERKQALLNLARPTDRRQLRGFLGLAGFCRIWIPNYALMAAPLYSSTKGSKTDPFIWTKEQDQAFDAIKEALLRAPALALPNLSKPFNLYVDTRKNVALGVLTQQLGQWQQPVAYLSKQLDAVAQGWPHCLKALAAIAELLQDCNKLTFSCPIRVHTPHSVQAILDQKGHLWISNQRIIKYQAMMIENPQVHLVVSTSLNPATLLPTETEVEHDCVQVLETVYSTRPDLTDIPLPQVDYNWYTDGSSYIHQGMRVAGYAIVDDEGVIESGPLGAGKSAQVAELWALIRALERAEGERLNVWTDSKYAFLTLHAHGAVYKERGFRDSAGKYIQHSHLIQRLIDAVQKPKKEAVMHCRGHQRGDDRIVVGNRTADAEARAAALRHEPLPDIYINVALDLGVIPVDIQPSYSLSECDKAVNDLMAVIDKGWYVLPDGRIYVPSTVAWQLVRSTHETTHMGKTALESALMRDYYIDGLAGMAVKVASSCETCAKVNPRQGPSLPPGTIPIAYYPMDTVMIDFTDMPRSGFYRAMLVIVDLYTGWPEAFPTRTKKAQEVAKVLLKEIIPRFGNPS; the protein is encoded by the exons ATGGGAGGAACATTTCAGAACCAAATAATAGATGATTTAACTTCGTTAATTGCTGCAAACGAAGAACGCTATCCTAATCAGTTTCCATATATAGATCAGTGGGGAGATGCTGTTGCAGGACAGGCTGATGAATTATTACAGTGTCAAGCTGAAATGGTTCGCCTGTGTGTGGTGAGaccgaaggaaaaggggaagttgAGGTCAGCTCCCAGACGTACCATAAAAATAGCAGCTTCAGAGACAAAAGAGTCAGAGAAGAAAAGGATTTTTGCCCAGGATGAAGAGGAACTCTTCAGGCCTCCCCCTCCCTATGCCTCAGCACCTGTAGGCATTGTTGTGCCCCAGGCTATGGGTGCTGCTGCTGTAGCGGACAGTGGAGATAAGGACAGTGCTGTGGGAACAGGGGATCCCCAAGCAACAGGAGGGGCAGTGAGGAGAAAAGAGCCCAAGGAGGGTGGTTTAGGGGCTACGGGAATTAGGAGAGAAGGGCCAGTAACTAGACGATTGGGGGTGGAAAGGGCGAAAGCCGAGAAAGAGGAAAGTACGTTgttagaagaaaaggaaggactctTTCCATTAAGAGTATCGGAACAACAGGTGGGAGTGGATGCCCAGGGGGATCCTGAATACCGCCCTTGTTTTCAATATATCCCCTTTTCAACTACGGATTTATTGAATTGGCGGAAGCATTTTGGTCTGCTGTCCGTGAAGCCCACGGAAATGACGGATTTGTTTCAAACCATTATGCATAGTCATAACCCCAATTGGCGAGATATACAACAGCTGTTAACAACGTTGCTAAcagcagaggagagagagaaatgtaaagCAGGAATGCGAGAGGTTTTTAGAGAACGATACCATACAGAAGCAGATAGGGCTCAGAAACTTTTGGAAGAGGCACTGGAACGGGATCCTGGATGGGATCCCAAAGTAGCCGGTGACCTGGCAAAGATACAAACGTATCAAACCTTGATAGTGGCAGCTCTCAAGAAAGCAGGGAAGCCCCCTGTGAATTTGTCTAAGCCCTCGTTGGTTATGCAGGGAGCGGATGAGAGTCCAGAGGCATTCCTTCAGAGGTTGATTGAGGCTTATGAGTTGTACACTCAAATGGACCCGAGGGCTCCAGAGAATGTAAGGATGTTGAATGAAAGATTTATTGCGCAAAGTGCATTGGACATTCGTAAGAAATTGCAAAGGTTAGAGGGAGCATTGGGAAAGAACACCACTGAATTGGTGGAGGTGGCTAGAAAAGTGTATGTTAATAGAGATAAG ACTCCCCCCGAGCCAATGGTTACTCTGAATATTGGGGGTCAACAGACTACCTTTTTAGTAGACACAGGGGCTGGACGATCGGTGATAAATAACCCAATAACTACCCCTGGTCCATACCAAATTCAAGTACAAGGAGTGTCTGGACAAGTTGTAGGACGTCAAGTCTTAAAACCAGTCACCTGTACTTTTAAGGGGTCCGAAATTCAACATGAGTTCCTGTATATACCTGAATGTCCTGTCCCATTGTTAGGAAGGGATTTGTTGAGCAAGCTGGGAGCTACTATTTCCTTTGATGAGGGAAAGCAGTATCTCACTGTTAGTCACCGGCCGGATGAAATGTGGAGGTTGATGGTGGTTAGGACTTCTGAGGAAGAATGTTTGGACGTATGGAGGGAATTTGATGTACCAGGACTATGGGCTGAGGATAACCCTCCGGGGTTTGCAGCACATCACCCCCCTATTATTGTGGAATTGAAGCCCCTGGCAACTCCTGTTCACATTGGGCAGCAACGACCCTATTGGAGGGAAGCCATCCTATCTATATACGACTGTATTCTAACATACTTAGATGCTGGAGTGTTGGTCCCTATTCAATCCCCATGGAACACCCCAATTCTGCCTATCCTAAAACCAGACGGGTCTTTCAGACCAGTGCAAGATTTGCGCGTGGTTAATGATAGGACAGTCACAATTCACCCGTCTGTATCTAATCCATATACTCTACTCAGTCTCATCCCACCTAATGCTACATGGTTTTCAgtgattgatttaaaagatgccttctttaCTATCCCCATCCATCCTGTTAGCCAGCCATTGTTTGCTTTTGAATGGGAAAATCCGTATACTGGAACCAGGAGCCAATATACCTGGACAAGGTTACCTCAGGGGTTCAAAAATTCCCCAACTCTCTTCGGAACCGCGTTGGCCAAggatttacaatattttatccCCTTCCAACAAGGAGATTCGGTTTTACAATATGTGGATGATGTGCTGGTTACTGGACAGTCACGGGACGGTTGTTGGGAGAATACGAGACGTATGTTGTGTTTGTTGTTAGATTGTGGATATCGGGCGTCCAGAAGTAAGGCTCAGTTAGTCCAACAAAAAGTCCGTTATTTAGGCTATGATATAATGCAAGGGCAAAGAGCACTAGGCCCGGAGAGAAAGCAAGCGTTGCTTAATCTGGCAAGGCCAACCGATAGGAGACAATTGAGAGGCTTTCTAGGCTTGGCAGGTTTTTGTAGAATTTGGATTCCAAATTACGCACTAATGGCAGCTCCACTGTATTCGTCTACCAAGGGAAGTAAAACAGACCCCTTTATTTGGACAAAGGAGCAGGATCAAGCCTTTGATGCAATTAAAGAAGCTCTGTTAAGAGCTCCGGCCTTGGCCCTGCCAAATCTGAGTAAGCCCTTCAATTTGTATGTGGATACGCGTAAGAATGTTGCTTTAGGAGTATTGACTCAGCAGCTCGGCCAGTGGCAACAACCGGTTGCATATCTGTCAAAACAGCTAGATGCTGTGGCGCAAGGGTGGCCGCATTGTTTGAAAGCTTTAGCTGCCATTGCGGAATTGCTGCAAGATTGTAATAAACTCACTTTTTCCTGTCCAATTAGGGTCCACACCCCACACTCTGTTCAAGCAATTCTTGATCAGAAGGGCCATTTGTGGATTAGTAACCAACGAATCATCAAATACCAAGCCATGATGATTGAAAACCCCCAGGTTCATCTAGTGGTTTCTACCTCATTAAATCCTGCTACTCTCTTGCCTACGGAAACAGAGGTGGAGCATGATTGTGTACAAGTGTTGGAAACCGTTTATTCCACACGACCCGATTTAACTGACATACCTTTGCCTCAGGTGGATTATAACTGGTATACCGATGGGTCTAGTTATATACACCAAGGGATGAGAGTTGCAGGCTATGCCATTGTTGATGATGAGGGGGTAATTGAAAGCGGACCGTTGGGAGCAGGAAAAAGTGCACAAGTGGCAGAATTGTGGGCCCTCATTCGGGCATTGGAACGAGCTGAAGGTGAACGCTTGAATGTATGGACAGATAGTAAATACGCCTTTTTGACTTTGCATGCTCATGGGGCGGTGTACAAGGAAAGGGGCTTTAGGGATTCAGCTGGCAAATATATACAACATAGCCATTTAATTCAGAGATTGATAGATGCGGTTCAAAAACCAAAAAAGGAGGCAGTTAtgcattgtagaggtcatcaaCGGGGTGATGATAGAATTGTTGTAGGGAACAGGACAGCAGACGCTGAAGCACGAGCTGCAGCATTGCGTCATGAGCCTCTACCAGACATATATATTAATGTTGCCTTGGATTTAGGGGTTATACCAGTAGACATCCAACCCTCCTATTCTTTATCTGAATGTGATAAGGCAGTCAACGATTTGATGGCGGTCATCGATAAGGGCTGGTATGTTCTTCCGGATGGAAGAATATATGTGCCTTCTACAGTGGCATGGCAATTGGTTCGTTCCACTCATGAAACCACCCATATGGGGAAAACAGCTTTGGAATCCGCCCTTATGAGGGATTACTATATAGATGGGTTAGCAGGGATGGCGGTAAAAGTCGCATCTTCCTGTGAAACGTGTGCTAAAGTTAATCCTAGGCAAGGTCCTTCCCTTCCACCAGGAACTATACCTATTGCCTACTATCCTATGGACACAGTCATGATTGACTTTACTGATATGCCACGAAGTGGGTTTTATCGGGCTATGTTAGTTATTGTGGATTTATACACGGGATGGCCAGAGGCGTTCCCTACTAGAACGAAAAAGGCTCAGGAAGTAGCAAAGGTTTTACTTAAGGAGATCATTCCTCGATTTGGCAAC
- the LOC116504775 gene encoding zinc finger and SCAN domain-containing protein 2-like produces the protein MWEKQRLQIMTDSAQQDPSSEKPYKCLECGKSFSRKSFLVTHGRIHIGEKLYQCSQCDKRFSIPSNLERHKRTHTGEKLFECPVCGKSFSQNSHLVEHQTTHTGEKPYKCSVCGKCFSQNYNLVIHQRTHTGEKPYQCLDCGKCFSQSSYLVKHQGTRTREKPYECLDCGKSFRQTSQLVEHHRIHTGEKPYKCSDCGKSFSLNSCLVIHQRTHTGIKPFQCPDCGKSFSQNSNLMKHQRTHTGEKQYQCLDCGKSFSQNTHLVKHQRTHTGEKPYECLACGKSFRQHSHLIKHQRTHTGEKPYQCPDCGKSFSQNSHLVKHQKTHTGEKPYECPVCGKDFSSRSSLINHVRLHTGEKPYECPDCGKDFSSRSSLINHVRLHTGEKPFKCPHCGECFTQNSSLIAHKKFHMKQNLMCVEES, from the coding sequence ATGTGGGAAAAACAGAGATTGCAGATCATGACTGATTCTGCTCAACAGGATCCATCCAGTGAAAAGCCATACAAATGTTTGGAGTGCGGAAAAAGCTTTTCTCGGAAAAGCTTCCTCGTGACTCATGGAAGAATCCATATTGGAGAGAAGCTCTATCAATGCTCCCAATGTGACAAAAGATTTAGCATTCCTTCTAATCTGGAGAGACACAAGAGgactcacactggggagaaactctttgaatgtcctgtttgtgggaaaagtttcagtcaaaattcccacctggtggaacaccagaccacacacacaggagagaaaccttataaaTGTTCtgtttgtgggaaatgtttcagtcagaattacaacctggtgatacaccagagaactcacacaggagaaaaaccatatcagtgcctggattgtgggaaatgtttcagtcagagtTCCTACTTGGTGAAACACCAGGGGACTCGCACAAGAGAAAAACCGTATGAATgcctggattgtgggaaaagtttcaggcAGACTTCCCAGCTGGTGGAACACCACAGgatacacacaggagagaaaccgtataaatgcagtgattgtggaaaaagtttcagtcttAATTCctgcctggtgatacaccagaggactcacacaggaatAAAACCGTTTCAAtgtccggattgtgggaaaagtttcagtcagaattccaatctaatgaaacaccagaggactcacactggagaAAAACAGTATCaatgtctggattgtgggaaaagtttcagtcagaatacccacctggtgaaacaccagaggactcacacaggagaaaaaccgtatGAGTGCCTggcttgtgggaaaagtttcaggcAGCATTCCCATCTGATaaaacatcagaggactcacactggagaaaaaccgTATCAAtgtccggattgtgggaaaagtttcagtcagaattcccacctggtgaaacaccagaagactcacacaggagagaaaccatatgagtgtccagtttgtggGAAAGACTTCAGTAGTAGGTCTAGCCTTATAAATCATGTAAGgttacacacaggggagaaaccatatgagtgtcccgattgtgggaaagatttcagtaGTAGGTCTAGCCTTATAAATCATGTAAGgttacacacaggggagaaaccattcaAGTGTCCACATTGTGGGGAGTGTTTCACACAGAATTCCTCTCTTATTGCACACAAGAAGTTCCATATGAAGCAAAATTTGATGTGTGTAGAGGAATCTTGa